The proteins below come from a single Pradoshia eiseniae genomic window:
- a CDS encoding Sau3AI family type II restriction endonuclease, with the protein MIYYTADEVLEKANEAIGKTFGEIDKTNRLKKGNKGGLGQVIEESLFEYKVNSDARADFEEAGVELKVTAFKRNKNGTISAKERLVLNIINYMEEVKTTFETSSFWKKNETILLMIYEWLPNTNQKDFYIYKNILHRFSEADLEIIKKDWETIINKIRAGKAHELSEGDTNYLGACPKGANKSSLRKQPYSDILAMQRAFSLKSSYMTAIMRKYILQEDLVGFAAAHELKEKSLEELLENRFSPYTGMTVKELAKRLNIEFKPKAKHFNANLVSALLGVKGTRLDSIEEFAKANIQFKTVRLEPSGKPQESMSFEQIDFHQWTTETWEDSFIRHKFLETKFLFVVFEYKETKKQNPNRDLYLKGIKLWNMPLQTIDKEIRQVWDEVNKVIKEGIQIECKKNGTKYVEHNNLPKSNFNGVAHIRPKARDGQDKVELPTGERITKQCFWLNNTFIAEILTH; encoded by the coding sequence TTGATTTATTATACAGCAGATGAAGTTTTAGAAAAAGCAAATGAAGCTATTGGTAAAACATTCGGTGAAATCGACAAGACCAATCGATTGAAAAAAGGAAATAAAGGCGGACTCGGTCAAGTCATAGAGGAAAGCCTCTTTGAATACAAAGTTAATTCAGATGCTCGTGCAGACTTCGAGGAAGCTGGAGTGGAACTGAAGGTCACAGCCTTCAAGCGGAATAAGAATGGAACCATCTCAGCCAAAGAACGTCTAGTGCTAAATATCATCAATTATATGGAAGAAGTTAAGACAACTTTTGAAACGTCTAGCTTCTGGAAGAAGAATGAAACCATCTTACTGATGATATATGAATGGCTTCCAAACACGAATCAGAAAGACTTCTATATCTATAAGAATATACTGCACCGATTCTCAGAAGCAGATCTTGAAATCATCAAGAAAGATTGGGAAACCATCATCAATAAAATACGCGCCGGCAAAGCCCACGAACTATCAGAAGGAGACACGAACTACCTAGGCGCATGTCCAAAAGGAGCAAACAAATCCTCCTTAAGAAAACAGCCCTACTCTGACATATTAGCTATGCAGAGGGCTTTTTCACTAAAATCTTCGTACATGACTGCTATCATGCGGAAATATATCTTGCAGGAAGATCTCGTTGGATTCGCTGCTGCGCATGAATTAAAAGAAAAATCATTAGAGGAATTGCTAGAAAACCGTTTCTCTCCATATACAGGGATGACTGTTAAAGAATTAGCAAAAAGACTCAATATTGAATTCAAGCCAAAAGCGAAACATTTCAACGCTAACCTTGTCAGTGCCCTGCTTGGAGTTAAAGGTACTAGACTAGATTCTATAGAAGAGTTCGCTAAGGCGAATATACAGTTTAAAACGGTTCGTTTAGAGCCATCTGGAAAGCCGCAGGAAAGTATGTCATTTGAGCAAATTGATTTCCATCAATGGACAACGGAAACATGGGAAGACAGTTTTATTCGTCATAAATTTTTAGAGACAAAATTCTTGTTCGTTGTTTTCGAATATAAAGAAACAAAAAAGCAAAATCCAAACAGAGACCTATATTTAAAAGGAATAAAGTTATGGAATATGCCCTTGCAGACAATTGATAAGGAAATTAGGCAGGTATGGGATGAAGTTAATAAGGTTATTAAGGAAGGCATACAGATTGAATGTAAGAAAAATGGAACTAAATACGTTGAACATAACAACCTTCCAAAAAGTAATTTCAATGGAGTTGCCCATATAAGGCCTAAAGCTAGGGATGGGCAAGATAAGGTGGAACTTCCAACAGGGGAAAGGATTACGAAGCAGTGTTTTTGGTTGAATAATACTTTTATTGCTGAAATCTTAACACATTAA
- the dcm gene encoding DNA (cytosine-5-)-methyltransferase encodes MMKAIELFAGVGGFRLGLEATKGFDVIWGNQWEPSKKAQDAFDCYARQFHNKGTHSNEDIATVDEKQFTDKGINLIVGGFPCQDYSVARSLSGEKGIQGKKGVLFWEIMRLVREIRPKYVLLENVDRLLKSPSKQRGRDFSIMLASFRDENYSVEWRVINAAEYGQAQRRRRIFIFAIRNDTPYIKHREKVDGKTMLHEKGFFANAFPVLEEIAEKHRPATILLKEDIVEVSDNFSMNYRNAGIMRNGVIYTEELLPDVEEPITLGDILEAGVDEKYYLHDAALEKFKYLKGPKKINRISASGHQYVFSEGGMAFPDPLDRPGRTMLTSEGTTNRSTHVVEDPETGRLRLLTPVECERLNGFPDNWTSGMTDRMRYFCMGNALVVGLIERMANRILDIEEEDQVSIQENPQQLELF; translated from the coding sequence ATGATGAAAGCAATAGAGTTATTTGCAGGGGTCGGAGGGTTTCGTCTCGGACTTGAAGCAACAAAAGGTTTTGATGTAATTTGGGGTAATCAGTGGGAACCATCTAAGAAAGCTCAGGATGCTTTTGACTGTTATGCACGCCAATTTCATAATAAAGGTACTCATTCTAATGAAGATATTGCGACCGTTGATGAGAAACAGTTTACGGATAAGGGAATCAATCTCATCGTAGGGGGATTTCCGTGCCAGGACTATTCTGTTGCCCGGTCATTATCTGGAGAGAAGGGAATCCAGGGCAAGAAGGGTGTTCTCTTCTGGGAAATCATGCGACTGGTCAGAGAAATACGCCCGAAGTATGTTTTGCTAGAGAACGTCGATCGGTTATTGAAATCCCCTTCTAAACAGAGAGGTCGAGACTTCTCCATCATGCTGGCGAGTTTTAGGGATGAGAACTATTCCGTAGAGTGGCGCGTCATCAATGCGGCTGAATATGGACAAGCCCAAAGACGAAGAAGGATTTTCATCTTCGCGATTCGGAACGACACTCCTTATATCAAGCATAGAGAAAAAGTGGACGGTAAGACCATGTTGCATGAGAAGGGCTTTTTCGCCAACGCTTTTCCCGTGCTTGAAGAAATAGCCGAAAAGCATCGCCCGGCAACAATCCTTCTTAAGGAAGATATAGTAGAAGTATCAGATAACTTCTCCATGAATTATCGTAATGCAGGAATCATGAGAAATGGGGTTATCTATACAGAGGAACTTCTCCCTGATGTTGAAGAACCAATTACATTAGGCGATATTTTGGAAGCAGGTGTCGATGAAAAATATTATCTTCATGATGCCGCTTTGGAAAAGTTTAAATATCTTAAAGGCCCAAAGAAAATCAATCGTATCTCTGCAAGTGGCCATCAGTATGTATTTTCTGAGGGTGGTATGGCTTTTCCTGATCCATTGGACAGGCCAGGAAGAACGATGCTCACTAGCGAGGGGACGACTAACAGAAGTACCCATGTCGTGGAGGATCCAGAGACAGGACGCTTGAGACTTCTGACACCTGTAGAGTGTGAGAGGTTGAATGGTTTCCCTGATAATTGGACAAGCGGCATGACGGATCGGATGCGTTACTTCTGTATGGGTAATGCCTTAGTCGTAGGGCTGATTGAAAGAATGGCCAATCGAATATTGGATATTGAAGAGGAAGATCAGGTTTCCATCCAAGAGAATCCTCAACAATTAGAGTTGTTTTAA
- the dptF gene encoding DNA phosphorothioation-dependent restriction protein DptF: protein MQKYAFEFIEPYKSGWGILAEEFENTLFSDIDSSLIKARKLCELIVEDIFRKEKIEYSRFLKHVEALAALRNTEVLDETLFKSFDRIRRLGNTAAHEHGKIAIIDGLHAHRNLYEILKWYVEVYESYEAKIPEYQEAKPHNPQDLSEQVKQIISEMVPQYMGQFKEEKSEQLQTEVMINEMSTIQGSHLLYQLSKLRESSQDAVEGYKGLSEFKRYLHVKRPLEEILERHINEAVESSVSQIIFVCGSVGDGKSHLLSHLSSTIPEKLAQFEIHNDATESFDPKKNSLDTLAEVLKPFSDSRIEHSNEKLILAINLGVLNNFLESEYATNDFTRIRNYIVEANVFDSNSISVTKNHPHFRLVNFGDYNMYELTPNGPVSSYISDLFSRITNPVAQNPFYQAYKKDKQTNEINTLLVNYEMFSSKTVQEQIIKLIIKTIIKDKIILSSRILLNYIYDILVPITTEEMMTSDFLDMLPNLLPNLVFEGFDKSPFLKMMARQDPIHQRSIDVDRSLIDLHNNGSYYIAYRNVIHDSSAQEWISYLESIEDIAYLDKDTKRELSELFIRSCYLYESSLQDAFLDKVYMNYTKYLYAYNTGQKRMLQNLYFDIDKSIYLWKGAPKTNYLYIDEEGHQYRIAERLQLRNAPKALPTNNLEVVERFTSSLVLGFRCDPFEEIHEVEIDLSLYSLIVRVNNGYRLNKKDRDDSIKFIEFIENLLPFGRQMEEILITDTENGHAFLLEYDPDFETYSFRREN from the coding sequence TTGCAAAAGTATGCATTTGAATTTATAGAACCATATAAAAGCGGATGGGGTATTCTTGCTGAGGAATTCGAGAATACCTTATTTTCTGATATAGATTCTTCCTTGATTAAGGCACGCAAATTGTGTGAATTGATTGTAGAGGATATTTTTCGTAAAGAGAAAATTGAGTATAGTCGTTTCCTGAAACATGTGGAAGCCTTGGCCGCACTTCGTAATACTGAAGTACTGGATGAGACATTGTTTAAATCCTTTGATCGTATCCGTCGTCTTGGGAATACGGCTGCGCACGAACATGGGAAAATAGCCATTATAGATGGTCTGCATGCTCATAGGAATTTATATGAAATCCTAAAGTGGTATGTGGAGGTATACGAGAGTTATGAGGCGAAGATACCAGAATATCAAGAGGCAAAACCTCATAATCCTCAAGATTTATCAGAGCAAGTAAAACAAATTATCTCAGAGATGGTTCCTCAATACATGGGTCAATTTAAGGAAGAAAAAAGCGAACAATTACAGACGGAGGTTATGATAAATGAGATGTCTACTATCCAAGGGTCGCATCTTCTGTACCAATTAAGTAAATTAAGAGAATCATCTCAGGATGCGGTGGAAGGATATAAAGGCTTAAGTGAATTCAAGCGTTATCTGCATGTGAAGAGGCCCCTTGAAGAGATTCTGGAGAGACATATCAATGAAGCAGTTGAATCATCTGTCAGTCAAATTATCTTCGTATGTGGAAGTGTAGGGGATGGGAAATCCCACTTGTTAAGTCACTTATCCTCAACAATCCCTGAAAAGTTGGCGCAATTTGAGATACACAATGATGCGACAGAAAGCTTTGATCCTAAGAAGAATTCATTAGATACGCTAGCAGAGGTATTAAAACCGTTTTCTGATTCTCGTATTGAACATTCCAATGAAAAGCTAATCCTTGCGATAAATTTAGGGGTTTTAAATAACTTTTTAGAATCCGAGTATGCTACCAATGATTTTACGAGAATTAGAAATTATATAGTAGAAGCAAATGTGTTTGATTCCAACTCCATTTCAGTAACCAAAAACCATCCTCACTTTCGCCTTGTAAATTTTGGTGATTATAATATGTACGAGCTAACTCCCAATGGACCTGTGTCTAGCTATATTTCGGATTTGTTCTCTCGTATAACAAATCCAGTGGCTCAAAATCCATTCTATCAGGCGTATAAAAAAGATAAACAAACAAATGAAATCAATACTTTGCTTGTGAATTATGAGATGTTTTCATCAAAGACTGTTCAAGAACAGATTATTAAACTGATTATCAAAACAATTATTAAGGATAAAATCATTCTATCATCAAGGATTCTCTTAAATTATATTTATGATATTTTGGTCCCTATTACAACCGAGGAAATGATGACTTCGGACTTTTTGGACATGCTTCCTAACTTACTGCCAAACCTGGTCTTTGAAGGGTTTGATAAATCCCCATTCTTAAAAATGATGGCAAGACAAGATCCAATTCATCAACGTTCTATTGACGTGGATAGAAGTCTAATTGACCTTCATAATAATGGGAGTTATTATATCGCCTATCGAAATGTAATTCACGATTCCTCGGCACAGGAGTGGATTAGTTATCTTGAGTCAATTGAGGATATTGCTTATTTAGATAAGGACACTAAAAGAGAATTGAGTGAATTATTTATTCGTTCTTGTTATTTATATGAATCTTCCTTGCAAGATGCCTTTTTAGATAAGGTTTATATGAATTACACCAAATATTTATATGCCTATAACACAGGACAGAAAAGGATGCTCCAAAATCTATACTTTGATATAGATAAATCCATTTATCTTTGGAAGGGAGCACCGAAGACAAACTATCTTTACATCGATGAAGAGGGACATCAATATCGCATTGCCGAGCGGCTACAATTGAGGAATGCACCCAAGGCCTTGCCTACAAACAATCTTGAAGTAGTTGAAAGATTCACATCCTCGTTAGTATTAGGATTTCGCTGTGACCCATTTGAAGAAATCCATGAAGTTGAGATTGATTTATCGTTATATAGCTTGATTGTGCGTGTGAACAATGGATATCGATTAAATAAGAAGGATCGCGATGATTCTATAAAATTCATCGAATTTATTGAGAATCTCCTTCCGTTCGGTAGACAAATGGAGGAGATCCTCATTACTGACACGGAAAATGGTCATGCATTCTTACTTGAATATGATCCTGATTTTGAAACGTATTCATTCAGGAGGGAGAATTGA
- the dptG gene encoding DNA phosphorothioation-dependent restriction protein DptG, with product MDRIKELRTALNVKNSNGKKSLKHSVKHANFLPFQTRNPERAKFGNGFDPILGEVFRKLEGSQLNDNLDVESLIEEITSKVEINTEDKPSLQGILASYLGQSSSMRMFHPLIFNYISLSSNKEAVGEKDIAQYIVDSLLGDSEDLRGIMALTDKEHVLTRLICTNLPELPKGETSNKYAPTFTYVESVFKEDLAFLVGNREFFISHINLFIAYYYFYSVTQFTLKLNQFENMEPTTPTPLYYNVDWENSNRSRLAVTKGFKTILESARRLLIHINTLEQLNILMGTKNLHYAELMDKFKELDEVEQKEIIVSFNEWIVEYSDVAIGSTEGIDEAATLEQCTHILHHQIVKAYEKGSMQGPKSRYALALTEIGRLYFLKTRGSLGHTLNVTQDFLLLLTAISVKYEKISLKQLFIEYEKRGVYFDRYSRESIIELLNKLNLIEKKSDSGDAQYVKPIL from the coding sequence ATGGACAGAATAAAAGAATTAAGGACAGCATTGAATGTTAAGAATAGCAATGGAAAGAAGTCTCTGAAGCATTCAGTGAAGCATGCTAATTTCCTCCCATTCCAGACTCGTAATCCCGAAAGAGCCAAGTTCGGAAATGGCTTTGACCCTATACTGGGTGAAGTTTTTCGTAAGTTAGAGGGTAGTCAGCTCAATGACAACTTGGATGTTGAAAGTTTGATTGAGGAGATAACCAGTAAAGTTGAAATCAATACGGAAGATAAGCCATCCTTACAAGGAATTCTGGCATCATACCTTGGTCAATCTTCCTCGATGCGTATGTTCCATCCACTCATTTTCAACTATATTTCTCTATCCTCTAATAAGGAAGCTGTGGGTGAAAAGGATATCGCCCAGTATATAGTTGATTCCTTGCTGGGAGATAGTGAGGACCTTCGAGGTATTATGGCGTTGACGGATAAAGAGCACGTGTTAACACGACTAATTTGTACTAATTTGCCTGAATTACCGAAGGGTGAGACCAGTAATAAATATGCCCCTACTTTTACCTATGTTGAATCGGTATTCAAGGAAGATTTGGCCTTCCTTGTAGGAAATCGAGAGTTTTTTATTTCTCATATTAATCTCTTTATCGCTTATTATTATTTTTACTCAGTAACCCAATTTACCCTTAAGTTAAATCAGTTTGAGAATATGGAACCGACAACTCCTACACCTTTATACTATAATGTCGACTGGGAAAATTCTAATCGAAGCAGGCTTGCAGTCACGAAAGGATTTAAAACAATCCTTGAATCAGCCCGAAGATTATTAATCCATATCAATACATTAGAGCAATTAAATATTTTAATGGGTACCAAGAATCTACACTATGCAGAGTTGATGGATAAATTTAAAGAGTTAGATGAAGTAGAGCAGAAAGAAATCATAGTGTCTTTTAATGAATGGATAGTGGAGTATTCGGATGTGGCCATCGGTTCAACTGAGGGAATAGATGAGGCAGCGACCTTAGAACAATGCACGCATATCCTACACCATCAAATTGTAAAGGCCTATGAAAAAGGATCGATGCAAGGGCCGAAAAGCAGATATGCACTAGCATTGACAGAAATCGGTCGTTTGTATTTCTTGAAGACACGGGGCTCTTTAGGGCATACATTGAATGTCACACAAGATTTCTTATTGCTATTAACGGCCATTTCTGTAAAGTATGAAAAGATATCACTGAAGCAATTATTCATTGAGTATGAAAAACGAGGTGTATACTTCGATCGTTATTCTCGTGAGTCAATCATTGAATTGTTGAACAAATTAAACTTAATTGAGAAAAAAAGTGATAGTGGAGATGCTCAATATGTTAAACCAATTCTATAA
- a CDS encoding GmrSD restriction endonuclease domain-containing protein, with translation MSNYQVNNTTVNALLSWIDQGIVAIPEIQRPFVWKPSKVRDLLDSLYNDYPVGYIITWQNPDARLKDGSISHGKRILIDGQQRITALMAAISGKEIVTKEYSKRRIIISFNPIDEIFEVQNPAIMKDKRWIPDISDVFNNGFDTFGFINSFCSKNPDISHNKLNEVLQKLIGIRYSSIGVIELSYTLDIETVTEIFIRINSAGVNLSQADFAMSKISVNDQYNGPLIRKTIDYFCHLIKSPIVYENIINNDSDYVQSADFNKIKWVKDYNTNIYEPSYSDLLRVAFTFKFLRGKLANLVSLLSGRDFDTREYREEIIEESFEKLHDGVLKFVNETNFKRFIMILKSAGVINQKIVRSQNALNFAYALFLLLREKNVNDSLINQIVRKWLVASILTERYSGSPESMFDFDIKRFAMHENPFEYVRNVEAGELSEAFWENIMITNLNTSVSSSPYFNLFVMSQIYDKDNAFLSKSITVQQLIEERGDVHHVFPKKYLQSNGYNSRGQYNQIANYAYTEQVVNLAIRAKSPKEYMGLVKQQINGEKLCIGEINNLDELKENLKMNCIPESIFEMESADYSHFLEERRRFIVEKIRHYYNRL, from the coding sequence TTGTCAAACTATCAAGTCAATAATACAACTGTTAATGCGCTATTGAGTTGGATAGATCAAGGTATTGTAGCTATTCCGGAGATTCAACGCCCATTTGTTTGGAAACCATCAAAAGTAAGGGATTTGTTAGATTCCTTATATAATGATTATCCAGTAGGCTATATAATTACGTGGCAAAATCCTGATGCACGGCTTAAAGATGGGTCTATTTCACATGGTAAAAGAATCTTGATTGATGGCCAGCAACGAATCACAGCCCTTATGGCAGCCATTTCAGGTAAAGAGATTGTGACGAAAGAATATAGTAAAAGACGAATCATAATTTCATTTAACCCGATAGATGAAATCTTTGAAGTCCAAAATCCGGCAATCATGAAAGATAAAAGGTGGATACCAGATATATCAGATGTATTTAACAATGGTTTTGATACATTTGGTTTCATTAATAGTTTTTGTTCCAAAAACCCAGATATAAGTCATAATAAGTTAAATGAAGTTTTACAAAAGCTTATTGGTATTAGATATAGTTCGATTGGGGTAATTGAATTATCCTATACACTTGATATAGAGACGGTTACCGAGATATTTATAAGGATAAATTCAGCGGGTGTTAATCTTAGTCAAGCAGATTTTGCTATGTCAAAGATATCGGTAAATGATCAATATAACGGTCCACTAATACGGAAAACCATTGATTATTTTTGTCATTTAATTAAAAGTCCAATTGTTTATGAAAATATTATCAATAATGACAGTGACTATGTTCAATCAGCTGATTTTAACAAAATAAAATGGGTTAAAGATTATAACACAAATATTTATGAGCCTAGCTATTCAGATTTATTAAGAGTCGCTTTTACATTTAAGTTCCTCCGAGGGAAATTAGCTAACTTAGTTAGTTTATTATCTGGAAGGGATTTTGATACGAGGGAATATCGAGAAGAAATAATTGAGGAGTCCTTTGAGAAATTACATGATGGCGTATTAAAATTTGTTAATGAAACCAATTTCAAAAGGTTCATCATGATATTAAAATCTGCTGGGGTTATTAACCAAAAAATTGTTCGTTCTCAGAACGCTTTAAACTTTGCTTATGCATTATTTTTGTTACTACGAGAGAAAAATGTAAATGACTCACTAATCAATCAAATTGTACGAAAATGGCTTGTAGCATCTATACTAACGGAACGTTATTCAGGATCACCAGAATCAATGTTTGATTTTGATATAAAACGGTTTGCAATGCATGAAAATCCATTTGAATATGTACGTAATGTAGAAGCTGGTGAACTATCTGAAGCGTTTTGGGAGAATATCATGATAACTAATTTAAACACTTCAGTCTCAAGCAGCCCGTACTTCAATTTGTTTGTGATGTCTCAAATATACGATAAAGATAATGCCTTCTTATCGAAATCAATTACTGTACAACAGTTAATTGAAGAACGAGGAGATGTTCACCACGTCTTTCCAAAAAAATACTTGCAGTCAAATGGTTATAACAGTAGAGGGCAATATAATCAGATAGCAAACTATGCCTATACAGAACAGGTGGTTAACTTGGCGATTAGAGCCAAATCACCTAAAGAGTATATGGGGCTGGTAAAGCAACAGATAAATGGAGAGAAATTGTGCATTGGTGAAATTAATAACTTGGATGAACTTAAAGAAAATCTAAAAATGAACTGTATCCCAGAATCAATTTTTGAGATGGAATCAGCCGATTACAGCCATTTCTTGGAGGAAAGAAGAAGGTTCATCGTTGAAAAGATAAGACATTATTATAACAGATTGTAG